From Nicotiana tabacum cultivar K326 chromosome 15, ASM71507v2, whole genome shotgun sequence, the proteins below share one genomic window:
- the LOC107831869 gene encoding putative oxidoreductase At4g09670 translates to MANYTIRFGILGCADIARKVSRAILLSQNATLYAVGSRSIDKARKFAAENGFPATAKVYGSYEEVLDDPNVDAVYVPLPTCLHIKWAVLVAQKKKHVLCEKPVGLNVKEVDVILEACESNGVQFMDGTMWMHHPRTAKMREFLSDPQQFGELKTVNTCFTFAADRNFLENDIRVKPDLDALGALGDVGWYCIRGILWAADFELPKSVIALRNPVFNKAGVIISCGASLSWEDGKVASFHCSFLSNLTMDLTAVGTKGTLHLHDFIIPFEEKKASFVSAVESGFKELVTGWEPKPSEHTVMTDIPQEALMVKEFSRLVASIKNEGSKPEKKWPTLSRKTTLVLDAVKASIEKGFEAVEIVS, encoded by the exons ATGGCAAACTATACCATACGATTTGGAATATTGGGATGTGCGGACATCGCTCGAAAGGTGTCACGCGCTATACTCCTTTCGCAAAACGCCACGCTCTACGCCGTCGGTAGCCGTTCAATCGATAAGGCCCGAAAATTCGCCGCCGAGAACGGTTTTCCGGCGACGGCGAAGGTGTACGGAAGCTATGAAGAAGTGCTCGACGACCCGAATGTGGATGCAGTTTATGTGCCTCTGCCCACATGTCTACATATCAAATGGGCCGTTCTTGTAGCCCAGAAGAAGAAGCATGTGTTGTGTGAAAAGCCAGTCGGGTTAAATGTTAAGGAAGTGGATGTGATATTGGAGGCGTGTGAATCTAATGGGGTGCAGTTTATGGATGGTACTATGTGGATGCATCATCCTCGTACTGCTAAGATGAGAGAATTTCTTTCTGATCCTCAGCAATTTGGTGAACTCAAAACG GTAAACACTTGTTTCACATTTGCTGCTGATCGGAACTTCCTTGAGAATGACATTCGAGTAAAGCCAGATCTTGATGCTCTTGGTGCTCTTGGTGATGTTGGGTGGTATTGCATTAGGGGAATTCTGTGGGCTGCTGATTTTGAGCTTCCCAAATCAGTAATTGCTTTACGCAACCCTGTGTTCAACAAGGCGGGGGTGATTATATCATGCGGTGCTTCTTTATCGTGGGAAGATGGGAAAGTGGCAAGTTTTCATTGCTCTTTCCTATCCAACTTGACAATGGATTTAACTGCTGTTGGAACCAAGGGCACGTTACACCTTCACGACTTTATCATCCCTTTTGAGGAGAAGAAAGCTTCATTTGTTTCAGCTGTAGAATCTGGATTTAAAGAACTTGTAACAGGATGGGAGCCAAAACCTAGCGAGCACACGGTCATGACAGACATTCCACAGGAAGCTCTCATGGTGAAGGAATTCTCTAGACTGGTTGCAAGTATTAAAAATGAAGGCTCGAAACCTGAGAAGAAGTGGCCAACTCTTAGTAGGAAGACAACTCTGGTTTTGGATGCTGTCAAAGCATCGATCGAAAAAGGTTTCGAAGCTGTGGAGATTGTAAGTTGA